The following nucleotide sequence is from Apium graveolens cultivar Ventura chromosome 4, ASM990537v1, whole genome shotgun sequence.
gacttatatggttgatcaCAGACCAACTGCCTATCATCTGAGATCACAGACCAACTGCCATTGTTTTTCTTTACAAATGTTGCTTGTTTATGTATTACACTTGACAAATATTGACTAGTTACTGATAAATTTCTTTTGTTGAGCTGTTGTATTAACTTCTGAGGTAATTTATGTTACTTCATgttaaagatataaactctttacttGGGAGCTCTTACTTTATTGAGAACCTAGTAGTAGTAATGGTTGGCTGTCGTATCAAACCATATACCAAAAACAAATTAAGAAGAAACAAAGATCTTAACATATAAATGCGTGTTCATGTTATGCATCAAGAAATTTAATTATATTGATTTGCCTCATTGGCAAAGAAATCTCAGATGCGTTTACAAAAATGCACACATTTCTTATTTAGTAGTGAAAGAGCAAAAAAGAGttatatataaacacataacttccatatactttgatcttGCCCTGTTTGGTGTTTTCTACAAAAATCATACAAGGCATCATGACAAGAAAGAAGGTGAAGTTAGCATTCATCAGTAATGATGCTTCTCGAAAAGCGACATTCAAGAAAAGGAAGAAGGGGCTGATGAagaaggttggagagttgagtacCTTATGTGGTATTGATGCTTGTGCTATCATTTATAGTCAGTATGAGCCCCGACCTGAAGTGTGGCCTAATACAGAAGGTGTTCAGCGTGTGTTGTCTCAGTTTAAGCGAATGCCCGAGATGGAGCAGAGCAAGAAGATGGTTAATCAGGAGAGTTTTATGCGACAGAGGATTGCGAAAGCTAATGAGCAGTTGAAGAAACAGTGTAAGGATAATAGGGAGAAGGAAATGATTGAGGTTATGTATCAGTGTTTGACGGGGAAAATTGGTTTACAAAATTTGATGATCCCGGATTTGAATGATCTTGGTTGGCTTATTGATCACAAGTTGAAGGAGATTTATAAAAGAATTGATCA
It contains:
- the LOC141720076 gene encoding agamous-like MADS-box protein AGL80, whose translation is MTRKKVKLAFISNDASRKATFKKRKKGLMKKVGELSTLCGIDACAIIYSQYEPRPEVWPNTEGVQRVLSQFKRMPEMEQSKKMVNQESFMRQRIAKANEQLKKQCKDNREKEMIEVMYQCLTGKIGLQNLMIPDLNDLGWLIDHKLKEIYKRIDQISATKKKNTTTGKVGSGSGSGCGSGSAAAMLKGKGVANCIDGTEEKALEGEMEAMQQQQQRPPWFSDWINSNSGNSSTDQMLNQQQHCQNLGFSRGEETMMPYGDAQNGGMWSSAFFP